In the Brienomyrus brachyistius isolate T26 chromosome 20, BBRACH_0.4, whole genome shotgun sequence genome, one interval contains:
- the si:ch211-221j21.3 gene encoding uncharacterized protein si:ch211-221j21.3 — translation MDCMLASQNKRPLEGGDLEGWNHRGPSKKFCSGLGAGDKAECAGMVDCSMATLEKQGAHGGAAMRFDSGPNAGYTLQAGSSGQCLRCMAGESGHINHILGY, via the exons ATGGACTGTATGCTTGCTtcgcaaaacaaaagacccctCGAAGGAGGCGATCTGGAGGGCTGGAATCACCGCGGTCCGTCT AAAAAGTTTTGCAGTGGCTTGGGAGCTGGCGACAAGGCTGAGTGTGCAGGGATGGTCGACTGCTCCATGGCAACCTTGGAGAAGCAGGGCGCCCACGGCGGGGCGGCGATGCGGTTTGACAGCGGCCCGAACGCG GGGTACACCCTTCAGGCTGGAAGCTCTGGACAGTGCCTTCGGTGCATGGCAGGAGAGTCG GGTCACATTAACCACATCTTGGGATACTGA